In one window of Vibrio sp. DW001 DNA:
- the mscS gene encoding small-conductance mechanosensitive channel MscS encodes MASEDTVVAGVTDSLSMAETWFTDNSELLIQYGVNIISAVLILFIGNLIVKGIANTVAKALNKKNLDKAVVDFVHALVRYLLFVIVLIAALGRLGVQTASVVAVIGAAGLAVGLALQGSLSNFAAGVLIVAFRPFKSGDYVEIGGVAGSVQSIQIFQTVLTTPDNKMVVVPNGSVIGGAIVNYSHHDTRRIDHVIGVSYSADLQKTKEVITRILEADERILKEPGITVGVVALADSSVNFVARPWCSTADYWAVYFDTLQAIKEGLDKEGIEIPFPQMDVHLNKEG; translated from the coding sequence ATGGCGAGTGAAGACACAGTAGTTGCAGGTGTAACGGATAGTCTCTCAATGGCAGAGACGTGGTTTACCGATAACTCAGAACTATTGATTCAATACGGCGTAAATATCATCTCTGCTGTGCTGATTCTCTTTATTGGTAACTTGATTGTAAAAGGTATAGCAAACACTGTCGCTAAGGCTTTAAATAAGAAAAATTTGGACAAAGCGGTTGTTGATTTTGTCCATGCTTTAGTTCGTTATCTTTTGTTTGTCATTGTATTGATTGCTGCGTTAGGTCGCCTTGGTGTTCAAACCGCCTCTGTGGTTGCGGTTATTGGTGCTGCAGGTTTAGCCGTTGGTTTAGCCTTGCAAGGATCGCTTTCTAATTTTGCCGCGGGTGTCCTTATTGTTGCGTTCCGTCCTTTTAAATCGGGTGACTATGTAGAGATCGGTGGTGTAGCTGGCTCTGTTCAATCTATTCAAATATTTCAAACAGTATTAACCACACCGGATAATAAAATGGTCGTGGTTCCAAATGGTAGTGTGATTGGTGGTGCAATTGTTAACTATTCACATCATGATACTCGCCGTATTGATCATGTTATCGGTGTATCATATTCTGCAGATCTTCAGAAAACGAAAGAAGTGATTACTCGAATTCTTGAAGCTGACGAACGTATTTTAAAAGAGCCGGGAATCACGGTTGGTGTTGTTGCTCTTGCTGATTCATCGGTTAACTTTGTTGCTCGCCCTTGGTGCAGTACTGCAGATTACTGGGCTGTTTATTTTGATACCCTTCAAGCTATCAAAGAAGGCTTGGATAAAGAGGGCATTGAGATTCCGTTCCCACAGATGGATGTGCATCTAAACAAAGAGGGTTAA
- the serA gene encoding phosphoglycerate dehydrogenase — MAKVSLEKDKIKILLLEGLHPSTVEVLESSGYTNIAYHKGSLSDEELLEAVKDVHFIGIRSRTNLTDEVFKAAKKLVAVGCFCIGTNQVNLKSAAKRGIPVFNAPFSNTRSVAELVLGQVLLMLRGIPEKNALAHRGIWKKSADASYEARGKRLGIIGYGHIGTQLGIIAENLGMRVYFYDIENKLSLGNATQVHTMSELLNKCDVISLHVPETDGTKNMMGAEEFSRMKPGAIFINAARGTVVDIPALCEALESGHLGGAAIDVFPTEPKTNADPFESPLMKFDNVILTPHVGGSTQEAQENIGIEVAGKLAKYSDNGSTLSSVNFPEVSLPIHKEASRLLHIHENRPGILTQINTIFAEEGINIAGQYLQTNSDMGYVVIDVEASRSQEALVKLKEIEGTIRARLLH, encoded by the coding sequence ATGGCTAAAGTATCACTGGAAAAAGATAAGATTAAAATTCTGCTGTTAGAAGGTCTACACCCTTCAACTGTAGAGGTTTTAGAGTCTTCTGGTTATACCAATATTGCATACCACAAAGGCTCTTTATCTGATGAAGAATTGCTAGAAGCGGTAAAAGATGTGCATTTTATTGGTATCCGATCCCGAACAAATTTAACAGACGAAGTATTCAAAGCTGCAAAAAAGTTAGTTGCCGTTGGTTGCTTCTGTATTGGGACAAACCAAGTAAATCTGAAGTCCGCAGCAAAACGTGGCATTCCAGTATTCAACGCCCCATTCTCCAATACGCGCAGCGTAGCTGAGTTGGTATTAGGTCAAGTTCTTCTTATGTTAAGAGGCATCCCAGAAAAAAATGCTCTAGCACACCGTGGGATATGGAAAAAATCAGCCGATGCTTCATATGAAGCTCGTGGCAAAAGACTTGGCATCATAGGTTATGGACATATCGGTACCCAACTCGGCATTATTGCTGAGAACTTGGGAATGCGCGTCTATTTTTATGATATCGAAAACAAGTTATCGTTAGGTAACGCGACGCAAGTCCATACCATGAGCGAATTGCTTAATAAATGTGATGTTATTTCACTTCACGTACCTGAAACTGATGGTACAAAAAATATGATGGGTGCTGAAGAGTTCTCACGCATGAAACCTGGTGCCATCTTTATCAACGCCGCTCGCGGAACCGTCGTGGATATACCAGCGCTTTGTGAGGCACTTGAATCGGGTCATCTTGGTGGTGCCGCGATTGATGTATTCCCAACAGAACCAAAAACAAATGCGGATCCGTTTGAATCACCATTGATGAAGTTTGACAATGTCATCTTAACACCTCATGTGGGAGGGTCGACTCAAGAGGCACAAGAGAATATCGGTATTGAAGTAGCGGGCAAACTGGCTAAATACTCTGATAATGGCTCAACGCTTTCTTCAGTGAACTTTCCTGAGGTATCTTTACCAATCCATAAAGAGGCATCTCGATTACTCCATATCCACGAGAACCGTCCAGGTATCCTGACCCAGATAAATACCATCTTTGCTGAGGAAGGTATTAACATTGCGGGTCAGTACCTGCAAACAAACTCTGATATGGGCTATGTGGTTATTGATGTAGAAGCAAGCCGTTCGCAGGAAGCTCTTGTGAAACTGAAAGAGATTGAAGGCACGATTAGAGCTCGCCTACTCCACTAA
- a CDS encoding LysR family transcriptional regulator ArgP has protein sequence MRGLDYRWIETLDAVVDYRSFEKAAKKLCISQSAVSQRIKQLEKWSSQPVLVREQPPRATLVGQKLLGLYRRVSLLEQDLLPDLNSSDSDLPIDVSIATNADSLATWLLPSLAPILLESKLALNFIVDDENRTLEKLRTGEVVGAICIENDSIPGCVADFLGVSEYICVASPDFCQRYFSDGVTRESLMKAPAVVFNQYDHMHEQFIQKNFSLSITSVVKHTVRSSEAFVNLTTLGVAYSLIPKLQISEELKDGGLVNIVPELSISNPLYWHHWQLESGVLKQLSNAIIQYAKEKLPQQN, from the coding sequence ATGAGAGGTTTGGATTACCGATGGATAGAAACGCTAGATGCCGTGGTTGACTATCGTAGTTTTGAGAAAGCAGCAAAAAAATTGTGCATTTCTCAATCGGCCGTTTCTCAAAGGATTAAGCAGTTGGAGAAGTGGTCTTCACAACCAGTTCTGGTAAGAGAGCAACCACCGAGAGCAACACTGGTAGGTCAAAAACTGTTAGGGCTTTATCGTAGGGTTTCTCTGTTGGAACAAGATCTCCTACCGGATCTAAACAGCAGCGACAGTGATTTACCCATCGATGTGTCAATAGCAACTAATGCAGACAGTTTAGCCACTTGGTTGTTGCCGAGCCTTGCTCCGATTCTTTTGGAATCCAAGTTAGCGCTTAACTTCATTGTTGATGATGAAAATCGAACCTTAGAGAAACTAAGAACAGGTGAAGTGGTGGGGGCCATATGTATAGAAAACGATTCAATACCCGGTTGCGTAGCTGATTTTTTGGGGGTTTCAGAGTATATATGTGTGGCAAGCCCAGACTTCTGTCAACGTTATTTTTCTGACGGTGTCACCAGAGAATCCTTAATGAAGGCGCCAGCTGTTGTATTTAATCAATACGACCATATGCATGAACAATTTATTCAAAAAAACTTCTCTTTATCGATCACGAGTGTGGTTAAACATACAGTAAGAAGCTCAGAAGCGTTTGTTAATTTGACCACCTTAGGCGTGGCGTATTCATTGATTCCTAAACTGCAAATTAGTGAAGAACTTAAAGATGGGGGCCTGGTTAACATTGTTCCTGAGCTTAGTATTTCTAACCCGTTGTATTGGCATCACTGGCAACTGGAAAGTGGTGTGCTTAAGCAGCTTTCTAACGCAATTATCCAATACGCAAAAGAAAAACTGCCACAACAGAATTAA
- a CDS encoding LysE family transporter, with protein sequence MNFWILFQGFGLGASMIIPIGAQNAYILNQGIKKNHHLTAAMLCSLIDALLISLGVFGGGAILSQNELLLSTVTIGGIAFLTFYGYLSLKSAFQSQTEKLDINTIVKSRRSVILSVFAVSLLNPHVYLDTVVVLGSIGGQFEGSDRLSFAIGTMTASFVWFFALSIAASKLAPTLSKPKVKASIDIGVALIMFLIAASLAKELIIQHL encoded by the coding sequence GTGAATTTTTGGATTTTATTTCAAGGTTTTGGATTGGGAGCGAGCATGATCATCCCCATTGGTGCGCAGAACGCTTATATTTTAAATCAAGGGATAAAAAAGAATCATCATTTAACCGCCGCGATGTTGTGCAGCTTGATAGATGCATTATTAATCTCACTTGGTGTTTTTGGTGGCGGTGCCATATTGTCTCAAAATGAACTGCTATTAAGCACGGTAACTATTGGTGGCATTGCTTTTCTTACTTTTTACGGTTACCTATCTCTAAAAAGTGCCTTTCAATCTCAGACTGAAAAGCTCGATATCAATACCATTGTCAAAAGTCGACGCAGCGTAATTCTAAGTGTGTTCGCCGTATCTCTACTCAACCCACATGTCTATTTGGATACCGTTGTTGTCCTCGGTTCCATTGGAGGTCAATTTGAAGGGAGTGATAGATTATCTTTCGCTATTGGTACCATGACCGCTTCATTTGTCTGGTTTTTTGCCTTATCAATTGCAGCATCTAAGCTCGCACCAACACTGTCAAAACCCAAAGTAAAAGCAAGTATCGATATAGGTGTCGCTCTAATTATGTTTCTCATTGCGGCCTCTCTTGCCAAAGAACTTATCATTCAACATCTATAA
- a CDS encoding oxidative stress defense protein — protein MKRILTSIVVILSLYSIPSRAENWNFPHLETSGYGEVIVKPDMAEFTVRVEESTLTAEDAKKRVDDVVTAFIARLTNAGVSRDDISATNIHLSPKYSYPKSGKSELVGYQASRSMTVVVTQLEHLNTYIDGALGDGINRIDTIKLKVTEHKKYQELARNEAIKDANEKAQSLAKGFGMDLDGVWKISYNNSYAPPIMMKTMDSRSESSPAGYDDSALVIKDRVSVIYKLAD, from the coding sequence ATGAAAAGAATTCTTACGTCAATTGTCGTTATTTTATCGCTCTACAGCATACCTTCTCGGGCTGAAAACTGGAACTTTCCTCATCTAGAAACGTCTGGTTATGGTGAAGTGATTGTCAAACCCGACATGGCTGAGTTTACGGTAAGAGTGGAAGAGTCAACGCTTACTGCAGAAGACGCAAAGAAAAGAGTGGACGACGTAGTAACCGCTTTCATAGCAAGACTAACCAATGCCGGCGTATCTAGAGATGACATCTCAGCGACGAATATTCATCTGTCCCCTAAATATAGTTACCCCAAATCAGGAAAATCAGAGCTTGTCGGATATCAAGCATCGAGAAGCATGACAGTTGTTGTGACGCAGTTAGAGCATTTGAATACCTATATTGATGGGGCGTTAGGTGATGGCATTAATCGCATAGACACTATTAAGTTGAAAGTAACCGAACACAAAAAATATCAAGAGTTAGCCAGAAACGAGGCCATTAAAGATGCTAACGAGAAAGCACAATCTTTGGCGAAAGGGTTCGGTATGGATCTCGATGGTGTTTGGAAAATATCGTACAACAATTCATATGCGCCGCCGATTATGATGAAAACAATGGATAGCCGAAGCGAGTCATCTCCTGCCGGATATGACGATTCTGCTTTAGTCATTAAAGATAGAGTATCGGTGATATACAAATTGGCAGATTAA
- the fbaA gene encoding class II fructose-bisphosphate aldolase — MSKIFDFVKPGVISGADVQKVFEVAKENNFALPAVNCIGTDSVNAVLEAAAKAKAPVIVQFSNGGAAFFAGKGVKLEGQGAAVLGAVAGAKYVHAVAATYGVPVILHTDHAAKKLLPWIDGMLDAGEEFFAQTGKPLFSSHMIDLSEEPLEENIEICGQYLARMAKMGMTLEIELGCTGGEEDGVDNSDMDASELYTSPEDVAYSYEKLNAISPNFTIAASFGNVHGVYQAGNVVLTPTILRDSQAYCTEKFGLAPNALNFVFHGGSGSSEEEIQESIGYGVIKMNIDTDTQWACWDGIRQYEAANREFLQGQIGNPTGESAPNKKHYDPRVWLRAAQVSMVTRLEKAFSDLNALDVL, encoded by the coding sequence ATGTCTAAGATCTTCGATTTCGTAAAACCAGGTGTTATCTCTGGAGCAGACGTACAAAAAGTATTTGAAGTTGCAAAAGAAAACAACTTTGCACTTCCAGCAGTTAACTGCATTGGTACTGATTCTGTAAACGCAGTATTAGAAGCAGCAGCTAAAGCTAAAGCTCCTGTTATCGTTCAGTTCTCTAATGGCGGTGCTGCATTCTTCGCTGGTAAAGGTGTTAAGCTAGAAGGTCAAGGCGCTGCGGTTCTAGGCGCTGTAGCTGGTGCTAAATATGTACATGCTGTTGCCGCCACTTACGGTGTACCAGTTATTCTGCATACTGACCACGCAGCTAAGAAACTTCTTCCTTGGATTGACGGAATGCTAGATGCAGGTGAAGAGTTCTTCGCTCAAACGGGTAAGCCTTTATTCTCTTCTCACATGATCGATCTTTCTGAAGAGCCTCTTGAAGAAAACATTGAAATTTGTGGTCAATATCTTGCTCGTATGGCGAAAATGGGTATGACTCTAGAGATTGAACTGGGTTGTACTGGTGGTGAAGAAGATGGCGTAGATAACTCTGATATGGACGCGTCTGAGCTTTACACTTCTCCTGAAGATGTTGCATATTCATATGAGAAGTTGAACGCTATCAGCCCTAACTTCACAATCGCTGCATCTTTCGGTAACGTACACGGTGTTTACCAAGCTGGTAACGTTGTACTTACTCCAACTATTTTACGTGACTCTCAAGCCTACTGTACTGAGAAATTTGGTCTTGCACCAAATGCACTTAACTTCGTATTCCACGGTGGTTCTGGCTCTTCTGAAGAAGAGATTCAAGAGTCTATCGGTTATGGTGTTATTAAAATGAACATCGATACTGATACTCAATGGGCATGTTGGGATGGTATCCGTCAATACGAAGCGGCTAACCGCGAATTCTTGCAAGGTCAAATCGGTAACCCAACTGGTGAGTCAGCACCTAACAAGAAACATTACGATCCACGCGTATGGTTACGTGCTGCTCAAGTTTCTATGGTTACGCGCCTTGAAAAAGCGTTCTCTGACCTTAATGCTTTAGACGTACTATAA